The proteins below come from a single Mycosarcoma maydis chromosome 19, whole genome shotgun sequence genomic window:
- a CDS encoding protein serine/threonine phosphatase (related to phosphoprotein phosphatase (serine/threonine specific protein phosphatase)), whose amino-acid sequence MSESSSTASSSSTSSINANVTDSDNTSATSADVPSSSSNQDLQLAAQQVPEEVDQEKKAQAQEHKLKGNEHFSAQRFDAAKHEYTLAIDLDPTIAAFYTNRAASENMLEQYNLAIEDANQAIKLDPSYVKAYFRRATAYFKSNNLEAALQDFEHVLVHEPSNAFVQKQIEQVSSRIRKESFFSAIQVREPHYGSPDYESYFTDPDMSSRYTSVSQDYNGPRLADGDDPETAHLGKIDQAFIDGMIQYFKDGKRLPRRYAWQIILGAIRTLKQEPTVVDYHIAQGTTIDVIGDTHGQFFDFVHLLGLTGPPSDTHAVLFNGDFVDRGSWSVEIALTVFAYKWLYPKTTLINRGNHETKEMNHIYGFEDEVEAKFDSTTYQLFTDAFVALPLATLITASRPPLTGDQLPASFSIAQREPIVEPETGFKRFFVVHGGLFSRDDVTLDRIRALNRFQQRQPGEDGLMMELLWSDPQTEPGRAPSKRGVATGFGPDVTKAWCELNHITAVLRSHEVRMGGYEEEHDGLCCTIFSAPNYCDSTGNLGAFARIDDQGTIHYTKFEAQPHPDMKPMAYGSRVNSIYRNYGF is encoded by the coding sequence ATGTCGGAGAGTAGCTCGACGGCGTCAAGttcgtccacctcgtcgatcaaCGCCAATGTAACCGACTCAGACAATACCTCTGCCACCTCGGCCGACGTCCCGTCCTCATCTTCCAATCAAGACTtgcagcttgctgctcaacagGTTCCTGAAGAGGTCGATCAAGAGAAAAAAGCCCAGGCACAGGAACATAAACTTAAGGGCAACGAGCATTTTTCGGCTCAACGTTTTGATGCTGCCAAACACGAATACACTCTTGCAATCGATCTCGACCCTACCATCGCGGCCTTCTACACCAACCGCGCAGCAAGCGAAAACATGCTTGAGCAGTATAATCTGGCCATTGAAGATGCCAACCAggcgatcaagctcgacccGTCCTATGTCAAGGCCTACTTTCGCAGAGCCACCGCGTATTTCAAGAGTAATAACCTTGAGGCAGCATTGCAAGACTTTGAACACGTGCTTGTTCACGAACCTAGCAATGCTTTTGTCcagaagcagatcgagcaagtcTCATCTCGAATCCGGAAGGAGAGTTTCTTTTCGGCCATTCAGGTACGAGAGCCCCACTATGGCAGCCCCGATTACGAGTCGTACTTCACAGACCCAGACATGAGCTCGAGGTACACGTCTGTGAGCCAAGACTACAACGGTCCGCGCCTGGCGGATGGCGACGATCCCGAGACCGCACACCTCGGTAAGATCGACCAAGCATTCATCGATGGCATGATACAGTACTTTAAGGACGGCAAAAGGCTGCCCCGTCGATACGCCTGGCAGATCATCCTCGGTGCTATCCGTACCCTCAAGCAAGAGCCTACCGTGGTCGATTACCACATTGCCCAGGgcaccaccatcgacgTCATCGGCGACACACACGGCCAATTTTTCGACTTTGTGCATCTGCTCGGCCTAACCGGCCCACCCAGCGATACACATGCAGTGCTCTTCAACGGTGACTTTGTCGACCGAGGCTCTTGGTCAGTCGAGATTGCGCTCACCGTGTTTGCATACAAGTGGCTCTATCCCAAGACAACGCTCATCAATCGTGGCAACCACGAGACCAAAGAGATGAACCATATCTATGGCTtcgaagacgaggtcgaggccAAGTTCGATTCCACTACTTACCAGCTCTTTACAGACGCCTTTGTCGCGCTGCCACTTGCGACGCTCATCACAGCCAGCCGACCTCCGCTAACAGGTGACCAGTTGCCTGCTTCTTTCTCTATCGCACAGAGAGAACCTATTGTTGAGCCAGAGACTGGTTTCAAGCGCTTCTTTGTGGTGCATGGGGGTCTATTCTCCAGAGATGACGTGACGCTCGACAGAATTCGTGCGCTGAACCGCTttcagcagcgccagccGGGTGAGGATGGTCTCATGATGGAGTTGCTATGGAGCGATCCGCAGACTGAACCCGGTCGCGCTCCTTCGAAGCGCGGTGTGGCTACAGGATTCGGGCCTGACGTCACCAAGGCATGGTGCGAGCTGAACCACATTACAGCGGTACTGCGAAGCCACGAAGTGCGCATGGGAGGCTACGAAGAAGAACACGATGGTCTCTGCTGCACCATCTTTTCGGCACCCAACTACTGCGACTCGACGGGCAACTTGGGCGCCTTTGCACGCATCGATGACCAGGGTACCATCCACTATACCAAGTTTGAAGCGCAGCCACACCCCGACATGAAACCCATGGCCTATGGCAGTAGGGTGAATAGCATATACCGAAACTACGGGTTTTAA
- a CDS encoding uncharacterized protein (related to GS1 protein), which yields MTTQDKEPIAHIKAVLFDMDGLLIDSEGIYTNVVNDILRPYGKEQTWEIKANLMGKPEREATLTLLSSIWPPTNPDEPYGADCPFDIDNFLEDRNKVLLKAFEQVPQMRGATRLVQHLDKHNIPICVATGSKRRNYDIKTASHPELFGPFAERVICGDDSRLTRGKPHPDIFLLAAREGLLSSHPSHQATREVLGEQWTQNLRQMGQEFDEAHHLKGGESSILVFEDAKPGVQAAKAAGMHVVWVPDPNLRALFPNEELGASQTINSLLDFDPTDWGLPAFDDKDK from the coding sequence ATGACGACACAAGACAAGGAGCCGATTGCTCACATTAAGGCGGTGCTATTCGACATGGACGGTCTGCTGATCGACTCGGAGGGAATCTACACCAACGTGGTCAATGACATTCTCCGACCCTATGGAAAAGAACAGACTTGGGAGATCAAGGCAAATCTGATGGGCAAGCCTGAACGAGAAGCAACGCTCACGTTGCTCTCCTCGATCTGGCCACCAACAAACCCCGATGAACCTTATGGCGCAGACTGTCCCTTTGACATTGACAACTTTTTAGAAGACCGCAACAAAGTTTTGCTGAAAGCCTTTGAACAAGTCCCCCAGATGCGAGGCGCAACTCGACTGGTACAGCATCTTGACAAGCACAACATTCCCATCTGTGTTGCCACGGGCAGCAAGCGACGAAACTACGACATCAAGACTGCTAGCCACCCGGAGCTCTTTGGCCCTTTTGCCGAGCGCGTCATCTGCGGCGACGATTCTCGCTTGACACGTGGAAAGCCTCATCCCGATATCTttctgcttgctgccaGAGAAGGCCTTCTGTCCAGCCACCCCAGTCATCAAGCCACCCGCGAGGTGCTAGGAGAGCAATGGACGCAAAATCTGCGACAAATGGGTCAGGAATTCGACGAGGCACACCACCTGAAAGGTGGAGAATCGAGTATTTTGGTGTTCGAAGATGCCAAACCTGGCGTTCAAGCTGCAAAGGCGGCAGGCATGCACGTTGTCTGGGTTCCTGATCCGAATCTGAGAGCGCTCTTCCCGAATGAAGAACTGGGCGCTTCACAGACCATCAATTCTCTCTTGGACTTTGATCCTACCGATTGGGGATTGCCTGCGTTTgacgacaaggacaagTAA
- a CDS encoding uncharacterized protein (related to Vacuolar protein sorting-associated protein VPS5), giving the protein MKVLITGASGLLGRAVHQHCIDKGYDSKALALTRSDPSKQLVKLDLTDTAAVELCLREYQPDLIVHTAAERRPDVVEKDPAASHAINVDAPASIATLASQLENAPLLVNISTDYVFDGSKPPYTVDDAPNPLNAYGVSKLQGERAVASHAKPGYFTNLRVPVLYGKTITNDESAVNVLLNAIQPPPGSTDLQKCDAYAVRYPTNVQDVAKAILKLAEVHTDTSRPLPPITHFSAKEAMTKYDMCMVLSRIANSVGFETRTDLLDPEYQVDPMAATARPRHCKLDTSVLEEYGVPVEYTSFEDWWRPYLAELHQLELEEQARLAAVAEAKRQKEEEERKMREAEQEVERQRQLEEEARIAAEQAEARQKVQQEAEEQARKDKGAEKVESSQGAQVHGEASSDPVPSSTTPASLEGGETSNDADHLPGSPHPSFNSLQARPTPPATSGLPSPTSSRPPSSIKSGHRPDTPPPPSTKDAVPSAQSAVEILATDATPTGSVINDSPLNLAAARERQRLGSSLPQRSLSASSAARLTSLTDESTMFGGTARKSSLSGPTYLDTTSRQSRYDSDDDDGYGQPSPRNHQVSFASTAEPGSPTPTGRADVDGSAVPAGAVTGSVASLASSIPSRPSTENQRSVSASDAVASAAAFSARPQLYHRPSFDQLQDVRDREAYARLHRRDFNFSIKVGDPQRIGDPISAHTVYTVRTTTDCPHFRSSHFSSLRRYRDFRWLHAALVQNNPGIIVPPVPEKVSIGRFAAELVEARRVGLETCINKIANHPLLQQDDDFRLFLESENFGADVKARDMVKGPIVTPEQKTYKSWGSVLLGSVVPSTSSLSSGALSAYSFEETDEWFNEQRVYLDSLESALKGMVKSVSALSNQRKQMVQATHDLAQVLTTLSGSSLSRSLSTCFAGLAEVKRRAIELEDMQAEADVRQLGTTMYEYERVVGSVRKAFTVRTEIWAKSARCADELRRTRARFEKYKQTNPSAAGAQFQSLLSELTEAETKALNAERLFQTVSERCKDEMERLDLERVLDFKRVVGAWLEGMIQRQEEVVEEWVRYAGLLGRQMGVKILIDEEECENGEQQQQQQQPVMPESLSPAPEVAEAVPAARAVEAVAVVEVNPASVQDEQTTGAHSASMQAEADTASLEPSVAETNTMSNDTHGVSGQLTPHAAAAADVESNVKRVVGADAGIEENASDDVTAAEHAQSTTATDEPQEHNATPPNDPIETVSTPHAIGGRGANQAQSVDD; this is encoded by the coding sequence ATGAAGGTGCTCATTACAGGCGCATCCGGACTGCTAGGTCGAGCCGTCCACCAGCACTGTATCGACAAGGGCTACGACTCCAAAGCGCTCGCCTTGACTCGCTCCGACCCTTCCAAACAGCTCGTAAAGCTTGACCTCACAGATACAGCCGCTGTCGAGCTCTGCTTGCGCGAGTATCAGCCTGATCTCATTGTGCACACCGCAGCCGAACGACGTCCAGATGTCGTCGAAAAGGATCCCGCCGCTTCCCACGCCATCAACGTCGATGCTCCTGCAAGCATCGCTACGCTGGCATCACAGCTCGAAAACGCTCCTCTGCTCGTTAACATTTCCACTGACTACGTCTTTGACGGCTCCAAACCACCTTATACCGTTGATGACGCTCCGAACCCTCTTAACGCCTACGGTGTCAGCAAACTTCaaggcgagcgagctgTAGCAAGCCACGCCAAGCCAGGCTACTTTACCAACCTTCGAGTGCCCGTATTATACGGAAAGACCATCACAAACGACGAATCTGCTGTCAATGTCCTTCTCAACGCCATTCAGCCACCACCCGGCTCGACCGACCTCCAAAAGTGCGACGCCTATGCAGTAAGATATCCCACCAATGTTCAAGACGTCGCCAAGGCCATCTTAAAGCTCGCAGAGGTTCATACTGATACGTCGAGGCCGCTCCCGCCAATCACGCACTTTAGCGCAAAAGAGGCCATGACTAAATATGACATGTGTATGGTCCTCAGCCGCATCGCCAACTCGGTCGGTTTCGAAACACGCACCGACCTGCTCGACCCGGAATACCAGGTCGATCCCATGGCTGCAACCGCTCGCCCTAGACATTGCAAGCTGGATACCTCGGTCTTGGAAGAGTACGGCGTACCTGTCGAGTACACATCGTTCGAGGACTGGTGGCGCCCATaccttgccgagcttcaccagctcgagctggaggAACAAGCACGCTTGGCGGCAGTGGCTGAAGCAAAGCGTCAaaaggaagaggaagaacGCAAGATGcgagaagccgagcaagaagtTGAGCGACAACGCcagctggaagaggaggcgCGCATCGCTGCAGAGCAGGCAGAAGCGCGCCAGAAAGTacagcaagaagcagaagagcaagctcgCAAGGACAAAGGAGCGGAAAAGGTAGAGAGTAGCCAGGGGGCTCAAGTGCATGGTGAGGCCTCAAGCGATCCCGTACCCTCTTCTACTACACCGGCATCCTTGGAAGGAGGAGAAACTTCGAACGATGCAGACCACCTACCGGGCTCACCTCATCCCTCTTTCAACTCTCTCCAAGCGCGGCCCACTCCGCCCGCCACGTCCGGGCTGCCCTCGCCCACCAGCTCACGTCCTCCCTCCTCAATCAAGAGCGGCCATCGGCCCGACACACCTCCTCCACCGAGCACCAAAGACGCCGTTCCCTCAGCTCAGTCTGCTGTCGAGATCCTCGCCACAGACGCCACGCCGACCGGATCCGTCATCAATGACAGCCCGCTCAAcctggctgctgcgcgcGAAAGGCAGCGTCTTGGCTCCAGCTTGCCGCAGCGATCGCTGAGTGCTAGCagcgcagctcgtctgACGTCGTTGACCGACGAGAGCACCATGTTTGGCGGTACTGCTCGCAAGTCCAGTCTGTCGGGGCCGACTTATCTCGATACGACGTCGCGTCAATCCAGGTACGACTcggatgatgatgatggatATGGCCAGCCTTCGCCTCGCAACCATCAGGTTTCATTTGCAAGCACGGCAGAACCGGGCTCGCCGACGCCGACTGGGCGTGctgacgtcgatggcagTGCCGTGCCTGCGGGTGCAGTGACAGGCTCTGTCGCATCACTCGCTTCATCGATCCCTTCACGTCCATCTACCGAGAATCAACGTAGCGTATCCGCGAGCGACGCCGTGGCTTCGGCTGCCGCGTTCAGCGCTCGACCCCAACTGTATCATCGCCCGTCGTTCGATCAGCTACAGGACGTACGCGATCGCGAAGCCTACGCACGTCTACATCGTCGCGACTTCAATTTCAGCATTAAAGTCGGCGACCCGCAACGCATCGGCGACCCCATCTCCGCCCATACCGTCTACACAGtgcgcaccaccaccgactGCCCGCACTTCCGCTCCTCACACTTTTCGTCCTTGCGTCGATACCGCGATTTCCGCTGGCTACACGCCGCACTTGTCCAGAACAACCCGGGCATCATCGTCCCTCCGGTACCTGAAAAGGTCTCGATCGGTCGATTTGCAGCCGAACTTGTCGAGGCTAGACGCGTCGGCCTCGAGACGTGTATCAACAAAATTGCCAATCatccgctgctgcagcaggatGACGATTTCCGGTTGTTTTTGGAGTCGGAAAATTTCGGCGCTGACGTCAAAGCACGGGATATGGTCAAGGGACCAATCGTGACGCCGGAACAAAAAACGTACAAGAGCTGGGGTAGTGTCCTGTTGGGGAGTGTGGTTccttcgacgtcgtcgctctcgtccgGTGCGCTGAGCGCATACAGCTTTGAGGAGACGGACGAGTGGTTCAACGAGCAACGCGTCTACCTTGATtcgctcgagtcggcgcTCAAGGGGATGGTCAAGAGTGTGTCTGCGCTCAGTAATCAACGCAAGCAAATGGTGCAGGCTACGCACGATCTGGCGCAGGTGTTGACCACCTTGTCCGGATCAAGTCTCTCGCGATCGCTCAGCACGTGCTTTGCCGGCTTGGCCGAGGTAAAGCGAAGAGCGATCGAGTTGGAGGACATGCAGGCCGAGGCGGATGTGAGACAACTGGGAACGACCATGTACGAGTACGAGCGTGTAGTGGGCAGTGTTCGCAAGGCTTTTACTGTTCGGACTGAAATCTGGGCCAAATCAGCGCGTTGTGCCGACGAACTGCGAAGGACTAGGGCTAGATTCGAAAAGTACAAACAGACCAACCCGTCCGCTGCAGGAGCGCAGTTCCAGAGCCTCTTGTCCGAGCTCACTGAAGCAGAGACAAAGGCGCTAAATGCAGAACGGCTCTTCCAGACAGTGTCGGAGAGGTGTAAGGATGAAATGGAGAGGTTGGACTTGGAAAGGGTGTTGGATTTCAAAAGGGTAGTGGGCGCATGGTTGGAGGGGATGATTCAGAGGCAGGAAGAAGTGGTGGAGGAGTGGGTAAGGTATGCAGGCCTTTTGGGTAGGCAGATGGGAGTCAAGATCttgatcgacgaggaggagtgCGAGAATGgagagcaacagcaacagcaacagcaaccgGTGATGCCGGAATCGCTGTCGCCGGCTCCAGAGGTTGCTGAAGCGGTTCCAGCGGCGCGGGCTGTCGAGGCTGTAGCGGTTGTCGAGGTTAATCCAGCATCggtgcaagacgagcagacgACCGGTGCACATTCTGCTTCGATGCAAGCTGAGGCTGACACAGCGAGTTTGGAACCCAGCGTCGCTGAAACCAACACCATGTCGAATGACACGCACGGCGTTTCTGGTCAACTCACTCctcacgctgctgcagcggctgATGTAGAGTCCAATGTCAAGCGCGTCGTTGGCGCCGACGCAGGCATTGAAGAAAACGCGTCGGACGACGTCACTGCGGCTGAACACGCGCAAAGTACCACAGCAACTGATGAGCCTCAGGAGCACAACGCCACACCGCCCAATGATCCTATCGAGACCGTATCGACCCCACATGCAATCGGCGGACGTGGTGCAAACCAAGCACAAAGTGTAGATGACTGA
- a CDS encoding uncharacterized protein (related to Prolyl endopeptidase): MTVQNAPGWTTQPNPYPQARRDDQASLTYKSAANGSVTVPEPYIWLEQPPSQSQETKDWVHAQAKLTQSYLDGCQPDLDILKSRIEKNFDFARFSCPSLKGNGKYYYSFNSGLSPQSLIYSATKQQVDANAGKNQRDPIGEIFFDSNLLSADGTVALSFTTFSHSGKYLAYGISKSGSDWVEIFIRETSKPFKLDDAHYNSNGTIKLSKDELAKFVDATGGKERLNDRLEHVKFSGAAFTHDDKGLFYQTYPSASVSDKGTETDANKDAQLWYHRIGTDQSEDVLVVSKDIKVPESMWSTNVSHDGNFLMLYNSKDTDSKERVYVLPLQDHGFSASKQLKWIPLALSFKYVLNYVTNKGNRFYFMTNKDAPNYRLVSVDLDPAKQAQPTDNVWELTGQDVELTDVIAEEKEALLSSVQVIDNNKLLVVYSRDVKDELYQYELESGKRVERLLPHLVGTIEQIAARHTDDHAFVKFGSFVNPGQVVRLDWQTNSEPNATKVKKVAYYDTQVDGIKADDFVSEQVFIKSKDGTRVPMFVTHPKTVTKDGSAPAILYFYGGFNISITPVFSPSMMSWISSYNGVLAFVNCRGGGEYGDKWHEAGTLLNKQNVFDDALSAAKFLHESGYAAKGKIILSGGSNGGLGVAACINQQLPEHGIGAGIADVGVMDMLKFHTWTIGKAWTADYGNPSEDPHIFDYVYKYSPLHNVDSNKVYPTTVLACADHDDRVVPAHSFKLIAEMQHKLATNPNPLLLRVEIDAGHGAGKSTQKRIQEAAEKYAIVGRALRLKITDDAASRL, encoded by the coding sequence ATGACAGTGCAAAATGCTCCCGGCTGGACCACTCAGCCTAATCCATACcctcaagctcgccgtGACGATCAGGCTTCCTTGACGTACAAGTCGGCCGCCAACGGTTCTGTCACCGTCCCCGAGCCATACATCTGGCTCGAGCAGCCTCCCTCGCAGTCGCAAGAGACCAAGGACTGGGTTCATGCACAGGCAAAGCTCACCCAGAGCTACCTAGACGGCTGTCAGCCtgatctcgacatcctcaagTCTCGCATAGAAAAGAATTTTGACTTTGCTCGCTTCTCCTGCCCTTCTCTCAAGGGCAATGGCAAATACTACTATAGCTTCAACTCGGGTCTCTCGCCGCAGTCCCTCATTTACTCGGCCACTAAACAGCAAGTTGACGCAAATGCAGGCAAAAATCAACGCGACCCCATCGGCGAAATCTTCTTTGACTCGAATCTACTCAGTGCTGATGGCACTGTAGCGCTCAGCTTCACCACTTTTTCGCACTCGGGCAAATACCTTGCCTACGGCATCAGCAAGAGCGGAAGTGACTGGGTCGAGATTTTCATAAGGGAGACATCCAAGCCattcaagctcgacgatgctcaCTACAACTCCAACGGCACCATCAAGCTCTccaaggacgagctggccaaATTCGTCGATGCGACGGGAGGCAAGGAGCGTCTCAATGACAGGCTAGAACACGTCAAGTTCTCAGGAGCTGCCTTTACGCATGACGATAAAGGTCTCTTTTACCAGACGTACCCCTCCGCCTCAGTATCGGACAAGGGTACAGAAACCGATGCCAACAAGGACGCCCAGCTCTGGTACCACCGTATCGGCACTGACCAGTCGGAAGACGTGTTGGTGGTCAGCAAGGATATCAAGGTGCCCGAGTCCATGTGGAGCACCAACGTTTCGCACGACGGCAATTTTCTCATGCTCTACAACAGCAAGGATACCGACTCCAAGGAGCGTGTCTACGTGTTGCCATTGCAGGACCACGGCTTCTCTGCTTCGAAACAACTCAAATGGATACCGCTGGCGCTCTCGTTCAAGTATGTGCTCAACTACGTGACCAACAAGGGCAACCGCTTTTACTTTATGACCAACAAGGATGCGCCCAACTACCGGCTCGTCTCCGTGGACCTGGATCcagccaagcaagcgcagccGACTGACAACGTGTGGGAGCTCACCGGACAAGACGTCGAGCTGACCGACGTGATCGCCGAGGAAAAAGAAgcgctgctgtcgtcggTGCAAGTGATCGACAacaacaagctgctcgtcgtctaCTCGCGCGATGtcaaggacgagctgtACCAGTatgagctcgagtcggGCAAGCGCGTCGAGAGGTTGCTACCGCATCTGGTGGGTACAATCGAGCAAATTGCTGCGCGACACACGGATGATCATGCATTTGTCAAGTTTGGCTCGTTTGTCAACCCGGGTCAAGTAGTGCGTTTGGACTGGCAGACCAACTCGGAGCCAAATGCAACCAAAGTGAAGAAGGTCGCATACTACGATACGCAAGTCGACGGCATCAAGGCAGACGACTTTGTGTCGGAGCAAGTGTTTATCAAGTCCAAAGACGGTACGCGCGTGCCCATGTTTGTGACCCACCCCAAGACAGTTACGAAGGACGGAAGCGCTCCGGCGATCCTGTACTTCTACGGAGGCTTCAACATCTCAATCACGCCCGTGTTTTCGCCATCCATGATGTCGTGGATCTCGTCATACAACGGTGTGTTGGCGTTTGTCAACTGTCGCGGCGGTGGCGAGTACGGTGACAAGTGGCACGAAGCTGGGACACTGCTGAACAAGCAGAATGTCTTTGACGATGCGTTGTCTGCCGCCAAGTTTCTGCACGAGAGCGGATACGCGGCCAAGGGAAAGATCATTCTGTCTGGCGGATCTAACGGTGGACTCGGTGTGGCAGCTTGCATCAACCAGCAGCTGCCCGAACACGGTATTGGCGCCGGCATCGCTGATGTCGGTGTGATGGATATGCTCAAATTTCACACATGGACCATCGGCAAAGCTTGGACTGCCGACTACGGTAACCCGTCCGAAGACCCGCACATCTTCGACTACGTCTACAAGTACTCGCCACTACACAACGTCGATTCCAACAAGGTGTATCCCACCACGGTACTCGCATGTGCCGACCACGATGACAGAGTCGTCCCCGCGCATTCGTTCAAGTTGATCGCCGAAAtgcagcacaagctcgCCACAAACCCGAATCCATTGCTGCTCAgagtcgagatcgatgccGGTCACGGTGCCGGAAAGAGCACGCAAAAGAGGATCCAGGAGGCTGCCGAAAAGTATGCCATCGTCGGCAGAGCGTTGCGTCTCAAGATCACCGACGACGCCGCCAGTAGGCTCTAG
- a CDS encoding cyclin-dependent serine/threonine-protein kinase, protein MDKYQRIEKVGEGTYGVVYKAKDLTPGANGRIVALKKIRLETEDEGVPSTAIREISLLKELRDDNIVRLFDIVHQESRLYLVFEFLDLDLRKYMDHVSRNRGGDGMGPEIVRKFTYQLIRGLYYCHAHRILHRDLKPQNLLIDREGNLKLADFGLARAFGIPLRTYTHEVVTLWYRAPEVLLGSRHYSTAIDMWSVGCIFAEMTLRHPLFPGDSEIDQIFKIFRALGTPTDDVWPGVQQLPDYKDSFPKWAGRPLRDAVPGLDEAGLDLLEGMLVYDPAGRTSAKRSLVHPYFRRLLT, encoded by the exons ATGGACAAGTATCAAAGGATCGAAAAGGTCGGCGAAG GAACATATGGTGTCGTATACAAGGCAAAGGACTTGACACCGGGTGCCAACGGTCGTATCGTTGCGCTCAAAAAGATTCGTCTCGAGACAGAAGATGAGGGTGTCCCTTCCACAGCCATCCGCGAGATCTCATTACTCAAGGAACTCAGAGATGACAACATCGTAAG GCTGTTCGACATTGTTCACCAGGAAAGCAGGCTGTACCTCGTCTTTGAGttcctcgatcttgacctGCGCAAGTACATGGACCATGTCTCGCGAAACCGCGGAGGCGACGGTATGGGTCCCGAAATCGTTCGCAAGTTCACCTATCAGCTCATTCGCGGTCTTTACTACTGCCACGCACACCGCATCCTCCACCGCGACTTGAAGCCTCAGAACCTTCTTATCGACCGCGAAGGTAACCTCAAACTCGCCGACTTTGGTCTCGCCCGTGCCTTTGGTATCCCTCTCCGCACCTATACCCACGAAGTTGTAACGCTCTGGTACCGTGCGCCCGAAGTGCTGCTGGGCTCGCGACACTacagcaccgccatcgacatGTGGTCCGTCGGCTGCATCTTTGCCGAGATGACTTTGCGACATCCGCTCTTCCCAGGTGACTCCGAGATTGACCAGATCTTTAAAATCTTTCGCGCGCTCGGCACCCCCACTGACGACGTTTGGCCGGGAGTACAGCAGCTGCCCGACTACAAGGATAGCTTCCCCAAGTGGGCCGGACGACCGCTGCGCGATGCTGTGCCTGGCCTCGACGAGGCAGGCttggatctgctcgagGGCATGCTCGTTTACGACCCCGCAGGAAGGACATCCGCCAAGCGCAGTCTTGTCCACCCGTACTTCAGGAGGCTCCTCACATGA